A single Carnobacterium alterfunditum DSM 5972 DNA region contains:
- the msrB gene encoding peptide-methionine (R)-S-oxide reductase MsrB, which translates to MNSYDKNELKDKLTDIQFEVTQNEATERPFTGEYDDFYEDGIFVDVVSGKPLFSSNDKYDAGCGWPSFTKPIEEKEVIEKVDTKFGMRRTEVRSSESNSHLGHIFTDGPQDKGGLRYCVNSAALRFVPVDKLDEEGYGSYRKLFV; encoded by the coding sequence ATGAATAGCTATGATAAAAACGAATTGAAAGATAAACTTACAGATATTCAATTTGAAGTGACTCAAAATGAAGCTACTGAACGTCCGTTTACAGGAGAGTATGACGATTTTTATGAAGACGGCATTTTTGTAGATGTTGTAAGTGGAAAACCGCTATTTTCTTCAAACGATAAATACGATGCAGGATGCGGTTGGCCATCTTTTACAAAACCGATAGAAGAAAAAGAAGTTATTGAAAAAGTGGATACTAAATTTGGTATGCGCCGTACTGAAGTGCGAAGCTCAGAATCGAATTCTCATCTAGGACATATTTTTACAGATGGCCCTCAAGATAAAGGCGGTCTACGTTACTGTGTTAATTCGGCAGCGTTAAGATTCGTACCTGTTGATAAGTTAGATGAAGAAGGTTATGGCAGTTACCGTAAATTATTTGTTTGA
- the ruvA gene encoding Holliday junction branch migration protein RuvA has translation MYEYIKGIVTFVSPAYIVLETNGIGYQLFMANPFRFSSKLNEEVTIYIHQAVREDAITLYGFKDYTEKQLYLKLLSVSGIGPKSGLAILANDDHQGLVQAIENEDAAYLTKFPGVGKKTASQIVLDLKGKLADLTHTQSENTVDYQQELVLPTNYSHVTEAIEALEALGYSAKEIKKIEPQIRKLNKESTDAYLREALRLLMKK, from the coding sequence ATGTATGAATACATTAAGGGGATAGTAACATTTGTTAGTCCTGCGTATATCGTCCTTGAAACGAATGGAATAGGGTATCAATTGTTTATGGCTAATCCATTTCGTTTTTCGAGTAAATTAAACGAGGAAGTAACCATTTATATCCATCAAGCTGTTCGAGAAGATGCTATTACGTTATATGGTTTCAAGGATTACACTGAAAAACAATTGTATTTAAAGTTGCTTAGTGTTTCAGGAATAGGTCCAAAAAGCGGATTGGCTATTTTGGCAAATGATGATCATCAAGGTTTAGTACAAGCAATCGAAAATGAAGATGCAGCTTACTTAACTAAATTTCCAGGAGTAGGTAAAAAGACTGCTTCACAAATTGTATTAGATTTGAAAGGGAAGTTAGCTGATTTAACCCATACACAATCAGAAAATACGGTCGATTACCAACAAGAATTGGTTTTACCAACGAATTATAGTCATGTTACTGAAGCAATCGAGGCTTTAGAAGCGCTAGGGTACAGTGCAAAAGAAATCAAAAAAATCGAACCACAAATCCGTAAATTAAATAAAGAATCTACAGATGCTTATTTAAGAGAAGCATTAAGACTATTGATGAAGAAATAA
- the ruvB gene encoding Holliday junction branch migration DNA helicase RuvB yields MNPEERIISGDSSTTEEMSLEKSLRPLYLKEYIGQEKVKKELSIYIEAANNREEALDHVLLYGPPGLGKTTMAMVISNEMDVAIRTTSGPAIEKAGDLVALLNELEAGDVLFIDEIHRMPRLIEEMLYSAMEDYFVDIIVGQGPTAHPVHFPLPPFTLVGATTRAGLLSAPLRDRFGIVSHMEYYTVEELSDIVLRSADIFNTEIIESGAIEIARRSRGTPRVANRLLKRVRDYAQVRSNGVIKKEIADEALAMLRIDQEGLDFVDQKLLKTMIENYNGGPVGLSTIAANIGEEVETIEDMVEPFLLQAGFLQRTPRGRIVTRLGYAHLGYPITYTD; encoded by the coding sequence ATGAATCCAGAAGAACGAATCATTTCCGGCGACAGCAGCACGACAGAAGAGATGTCATTAGAAAAATCGTTGCGTCCGCTTTATTTAAAAGAATATATTGGCCAAGAAAAAGTGAAAAAAGAATTGTCGATTTATATAGAAGCAGCAAATAATCGCGAAGAAGCCTTAGATCACGTTTTGCTTTACGGCCCTCCTGGATTAGGGAAAACAACTATGGCAATGGTTATTTCAAATGAAATGGATGTAGCTATACGAACGACTAGCGGCCCTGCGATCGAGAAAGCAGGAGACTTAGTTGCTCTTTTGAATGAACTAGAAGCGGGAGATGTCCTTTTTATCGATGAGATCCATCGGATGCCAAGACTTATTGAAGAGATGTTGTACTCTGCTATGGAAGATTATTTTGTGGATATCATCGTGGGACAAGGACCAACTGCACATCCTGTCCATTTTCCTTTACCACCATTTACTCTAGTGGGTGCAACTACAAGAGCAGGACTTTTATCAGCACCTTTGCGAGATCGTTTTGGGATCGTATCGCATATGGAATATTACACGGTAGAAGAATTGAGCGATATTGTTTTACGTTCAGCTGATATATTTAATACTGAAATAATCGAATCAGGTGCAATCGAAATAGCTAGACGCTCGAGGGGAACGCCTCGTGTAGCAAATCGTCTATTAAAACGTGTAAGAGATTATGCACAAGTAAGATCTAATGGTGTGATAAAAAAAGAAATAGCAGATGAGGCATTAGCTATGCTGCGAATCGATCAAGAAGGACTCGATTTCGTTGATCAAAAACTATTGAAAACGATGATTGAGAACTATAATGGCGGACCGGTTGGGCTGTCTACGATTGCAGCTAATATTGGAGAAGAAGTTGAAACGATTGAAGATATGGTTGAGCCTTTTTTACTGCAGGCAGGCTTTCTTCAACGCACACCCCGTGGAAGAATCGTAACCCGTTTAGGCTATGCTCATTTGGGTTACCCAATTACTTATACAGATTAG
- the queA gene encoding tRNA preQ1(34) S-adenosylmethionine ribosyltransferase-isomerase QueA: MLTTKDFDFNLPEELIAQTPLANRSSSKLLILDKEMGKVEDKYFTDILDELNKGDALVMNDTRVLPARLHGIKPETGAHIELLLLKNTKNDQWETLVKPAKKATVGTVISFGDGRLTATVTEELNHGGRIVDFSYEGIFLEVLESLGEMPLPPYIKERLEDGERYQTVYAKENGSAAAPTAGLHFTEELLEQIKLKGVQLVFLTLHVGLGTFRPVSVDSLEDHEMHSEFYRLTEESAAILTAVRNNGGRIVAVGTTSIRTLETIGTKFNGEIKADSGWTSIFISPGYTFKVVDAFSTNFHLPKSTLVMLISAFAGRENVLSAYQHAIDKRYRFFSFGDAMFIK, translated from the coding sequence ATGTTAACGACAAAAGATTTTGATTTTAATTTACCAGAAGAATTAATTGCTCAGACCCCTTTAGCAAATCGATCAAGTTCAAAACTATTAATTTTAGACAAAGAAATGGGTAAAGTAGAAGATAAGTACTTTACGGACATCCTTGATGAATTGAACAAAGGTGACGCATTAGTCATGAATGATACACGCGTGTTGCCTGCACGTTTGCATGGCATAAAACCAGAAACTGGTGCACATATTGAACTATTATTATTAAAAAACACAAAAAATGATCAATGGGAAACACTTGTTAAACCAGCTAAGAAAGCAACTGTAGGGACCGTTATTTCTTTTGGAGATGGAAGACTGACAGCTACAGTAACAGAAGAGTTAAATCATGGCGGAAGAATCGTTGATTTTTCTTATGAAGGTATCTTTTTAGAAGTTTTAGAGTCATTAGGTGAAATGCCACTCCCTCCTTATATCAAAGAAAGATTAGAAGATGGCGAACGGTACCAAACGGTTTACGCAAAAGAAAATGGTTCGGCAGCTGCACCGACAGCAGGGTTGCATTTTACTGAAGAATTATTAGAGCAGATCAAGTTAAAAGGTGTACAGTTGGTTTTCTTAACGTTACACGTGGGATTAGGTACATTTAGACCAGTTAGTGTTGATTCGCTTGAAGACCATGAAATGCATTCAGAATTTTATCGTTTAACAGAAGAATCAGCAGCTATTTTAACAGCTGTTCGAAATAATGGTGGGAGAATAGTTGCAGTTGGGACAACTTCTATTCGGACACTGGAAACGATTGGTACAAAGTTTAATGGCGAGATAAAGGCAGATAGCGGATGGACAAGTATTTTTATTTCACCGGGGTATACATTTAAAGTTGTTGATGCTTTTTCAACTAATTTTCATTTGCCAAAATCAACATTGGTGATGTTGATCAGTGCTTTTGCAGGAAGAGAAAATGTTTTATCAGCTTACCAGCATGCTATTGATAAAAGATACCGGTTTTTTAGCTTTGGAGATGCCATGTTTATCAAATAA
- a CDS encoding TetR/AcrR family transcriptional regulator encodes MANVNEEAVTNTQQRIIDAALDLVSHVGYKSTTTKMIAQKAEVNETTIFKNFQSKQVLMDTAFKQHTVQITKEVDEFFSQSFENTTDLMNQSGRFIATIFDKHRQIVIGTIKEVGNEQTKTIFTYKQEYIQQQLCNKLKECSNDHSLTDQQYETIAFIFNSAIMSLLVDKARKEYSDDEQSMTIHLDDVIELILKTVS; translated from the coding sequence GTGGCAAACGTAAACGAGGAAGCTGTAACAAATACGCAACAACGAATTATTGACGCAGCGTTAGATTTAGTTTCACATGTGGGGTATAAAAGTACCACAACTAAAATGATTGCACAGAAAGCCGAAGTTAATGAAACAACCATTTTTAAAAATTTTCAGTCTAAACAAGTTTTGATGGACACAGCATTTAAACAGCATACTGTACAAATCACCAAAGAAGTAGATGAATTTTTTTCTCAAAGTTTTGAAAATACCACAGATTTAATGAATCAATCTGGACGATTTATTGCAACTATTTTTGATAAACATCGGCAAATTGTTATTGGGACTATTAAAGAGGTAGGAAATGAACAAACAAAAACGATTTTCACCTATAAACAAGAGTATATCCAACAACAACTGTGCAATAAGTTAAAAGAATGCTCAAATGACCATTCACTAACGGATCAACAGTATGAAACGATTGCTTTTATTTTTAATAGTGCGATCATGAGTCTTCTAGTTGATAAAGCCAGAAAAGAATATTCGGATGATGAACAATCTATGACGATCCACTTAGATGATGTGATCGAGTTGATATTAAAAACAGTGAGTTGA
- the tgt gene encoding tRNA guanosine(34) transglycosylase Tgt codes for MTEPAIKYRLIKKEKHTGARLGEIITPHGTFQTPMFMPVGTLATVKSIAPEELESMGADIILSNTYHLWLRPGEDIVEEAGGLHKFMNWDKGILTDSGGFQVFSLSDMRKIEEEGVHFRNHLNGSKMFLSPEKAINIQNKLGPDIMMSFDECPPFDESFDYVKKSVERTSRWAERGLKAHGKPNSQGLFGIIQGAGFKELRQQSARDLVSMDFPGYSIGGLSVGEPKQSMNRVLEYTTPFIPEDKPRYLMGVGTADSLIDGVIRGVDMFDCVLPTRIARNGTCMTSKGRVVIKNAQYERDFGPLDAKCDCYTCRNYTRAYIRHLIKANETFGLRLTSYHNLYFLLNVMKEVRQAIMDDNLLEYRESFFEEYGFNKPNARNF; via the coding sequence ATGACAGAACCAGCAATTAAATACCGATTAATAAAAAAAGAGAAACATACAGGCGCAAGACTTGGAGAAATTATTACTCCACATGGAACTTTTCAAACGCCTATGTTCATGCCGGTTGGCACGTTGGCAACGGTCAAAAGTATTGCACCAGAAGAGTTAGAGTCAATGGGAGCAGATATTATTTTAAGCAATACGTATCACTTATGGCTGCGCCCAGGTGAAGATATTGTAGAAGAAGCAGGCGGACTTCATAAGTTCATGAACTGGGATAAAGGTATTTTGACAGATTCAGGCGGATTCCAGGTATTTTCATTAAGTGATATGCGAAAAATTGAAGAAGAAGGTGTTCATTTTAGAAATCATTTGAATGGTTCTAAAATGTTCTTGTCACCAGAAAAAGCGATCAATATCCAAAATAAATTGGGTCCAGATATTATGATGAGTTTTGACGAGTGCCCACCTTTTGACGAGAGTTTTGATTATGTAAAAAAATCAGTTGAACGAACGAGTCGTTGGGCTGAACGAGGGTTAAAAGCTCATGGGAAACCAAATAGTCAAGGGCTATTTGGAATCATTCAAGGTGCTGGATTCAAGGAACTTCGTCAACAAAGCGCACGTGATTTAGTATCAATGGATTTCCCAGGTTATTCTATTGGAGGATTGTCTGTAGGAGAGCCCAAACAAAGCATGAATAGAGTATTAGAATACACGACACCTTTTATACCAGAAGACAAACCACGTTACTTGATGGGTGTAGGAACAGCTGATTCGCTGATCGATGGTGTTATTCGAGGAGTAGACATGTTTGATTGTGTGCTACCTACTCGTATTGCTCGTAATGGAACATGTATGACGAGCAAAGGCCGTGTTGTAATTAAAAATGCTCAATATGAAAGAGACTTTGGACCATTAGATGCTAAATGTGATTGCTATACTTGCCGCAATTATACAAGAGCCTATATACGCCATTTGATCAAAGCTAATGAAACTTTTGGCTTACGCCTGACAAGTTACCATAATCTGTATTTCTTATTAAATGTAATGAAAGAAGTCAGACAAGCTATCATGGATGATAATTTACTAGAATATAGAGAAAGTTTCTTTGAAGAATATGGTTTTAATAAACCAAATGCTAGAAATTTCTGA
- the yajC gene encoding preprotein translocase subunit YajC: protein MEIILNFLPFIAIMALMYFMMIRPQKKAATKTQNMLNAMKKGNSVVTIGGLHGVIDEVNTTNNTVVIDCDGIFLTFEKKAIARVVTTDVSNAVEDLGTNTPSHTAEEDNEEKL from the coding sequence ATGGAAATAATTCTTAATTTTCTACCTTTTATCGCGATTATGGCTTTGATGTATTTTATGATGATCCGTCCGCAAAAAAAGGCAGCTACAAAAACACAAAATATGCTTAATGCTATGAAAAAAGGAAACTCTGTCGTTACCATTGGTGGTCTACACGGCGTTATTGATGAAGTAAACACTACTAATAATACTGTCGTAATTGATTGTGATGGAATCTTTTTAACATTTGAAAAGAAAGCTATTGCCCGTGTGGTAACTACTGATGTTTCAAACGCTGTCGAAGATCTTGGCACGAACACGCCATCACATACAGCAGAAGAAGATAACGAAGAAAAACTTTAA
- a CDS encoding post-transcriptional regulator: MLLINESITYYTKYEPWLNLKIQEFNQLGYHQINKEDLWKYVVDLCWKRNVPAHYYQQISDIMKITPNHYLDYAAVEAQVYKVTSLDDMNFEGLF; encoded by the coding sequence ATGCTTTTGATCAACGAATCAATTACTTACTATACTAAATATGAACCTTGGTTAAATTTGAAAATTCAAGAGTTTAACCAGTTAGGATATCATCAAATAAATAAAGAAGATTTGTGGAAATATGTTGTGGATTTGTGCTGGAAAAGGAATGTCCCAGCGCACTACTATCAACAAATTAGTGATATTATGAAAATTACGCCCAATCATTACTTAGATTATGCTGCGGTAGAAGCGCAAGTTTATAAAGTTACATCACTTGATGATATGAATTTCGAAGGGTTATTTTAA
- the adhE gene encoding bifunctional acetaldehyde-CoA/alcohol dehydrogenase translates to MMEVNTKEKIKTNKKSNLNNQTSVSDDIELLVNQGKEALSILETFDQEKIDFIVHQMAMAGLDQHMPLAKMAVEETGRGIYEDKCIKNMFATESIWNSIKDNKTVGIISRDSQTDLIEVATPVGVVCGVTPVTNPTSTTMFKALIALKTRNPIIFSFHPSAQKCSIAAATALKEAAVKAGAPENCIQWIEKGSLEATNSLMQHPGVAVVLATGGAAMVKAAYSTGKPALGVGPGNVPSYIEKSAKIKRAVNDIIASKTFDNGMICASEQAIIVDKEIYSEIKEEFKQHNIYFAKPNELEKFESAVMNEAKVAVNPGIVGQSPYKIAALAGIEIPKETKMIVVELNGVGADYPLSREKLSPVLAMIKADSTKHAFELSQQMLELGGLGHSAAIHTQNDALAEKFGEEMKACRILVNSPTSQGGIGDLYNNMIPSLTLGCGSYGKNSVSKNVTAINLMNIKTIAKRRNNMQWFKLPAKIYFEKNSLAYLQEMEGIERVFLVCDPGMVKFGYADKVTQELMKRKNKVQVEIFSDVEPNPSTDTVKAGTEAMNHFQPDTIIAIGGGSAMDAAKGMWLFYEKPETIFFGAKQKFLDIRKRTYKIPNLTKTQFVCIPTTSGTGSEVTPFAVITDSETHVKYPLADYALTPDVAIIDPQFVMSVPKSVTADTGMDVLTHAIESYVSVMASDYTKGLSLQAVKLVFENLRTSYEYATEESREKMHNASTMAGMAFANAFLGINHSIAHKIGAAYNIPHGRTNAILLPHVIRYNAKDPAKHALFPKYEYFHAHEDYAEIARFMGFKGNTIEELVESLVQEINKLGKDVGIKMSLKDQGVSSETLHDTVDHLSELAFEDQCTTANPKQPLISELKQIIIEAFEEI, encoded by the coding sequence ATGATGGAAGTTAATACTAAAGAAAAAATTAAAACTAATAAAAAAAGTAATTTGAACAATCAAACTAGTGTATCTGATGATATCGAGCTATTGGTCAACCAAGGAAAAGAAGCGTTAAGTATTTTAGAAACTTTTGATCAAGAAAAGATCGACTTTATTGTTCATCAAATGGCAATGGCTGGTTTGGATCAGCATATGCCTTTAGCTAAAATGGCAGTAGAAGAAACAGGTAGAGGGATCTATGAAGATAAATGTATCAAGAATATGTTTGCAACAGAATCAATCTGGAATTCGATAAAAGATAATAAAACAGTGGGGATCATTAGTAGAGATAGCCAAACAGATTTGATAGAAGTAGCCACTCCAGTGGGCGTAGTATGTGGGGTCACACCGGTTACTAATCCAACATCTACAACAATGTTCAAAGCGTTAATTGCTTTGAAAACACGTAATCCAATTATTTTCTCTTTCCATCCAAGTGCTCAAAAATGTTCTATAGCTGCAGCAACTGCGTTGAAAGAAGCAGCTGTAAAAGCCGGAGCACCAGAAAATTGCATTCAATGGATCGAGAAAGGCTCTTTAGAAGCAACAAATAGCTTGATGCAACATCCAGGAGTTGCTGTCGTACTTGCAACTGGGGGAGCTGCTATGGTAAAAGCAGCTTATTCAACTGGTAAACCAGCATTAGGAGTTGGACCAGGAAATGTGCCAAGCTATATTGAAAAATCTGCAAAAATCAAACGTGCGGTAAACGATATCATTGCATCAAAAACATTTGATAATGGGATGATATGTGCTTCAGAACAAGCCATTATTGTGGATAAAGAAATTTACAGTGAAATAAAAGAAGAATTCAAACAACATAATATTTATTTTGCTAAACCAAATGAATTAGAGAAATTTGAAAGTGCGGTAATGAATGAAGCAAAAGTTGCTGTTAATCCAGGAATTGTGGGACAATCCCCATACAAAATTGCTGCATTAGCAGGCATAGAAATTCCAAAAGAAACAAAAATGATTGTTGTAGAATTAAACGGAGTAGGTGCAGACTATCCTCTATCTCGCGAAAAGTTATCTCCAGTTCTAGCTATGATCAAAGCAGATTCTACTAAACATGCATTCGAACTTTCTCAACAAATGCTAGAATTAGGTGGGTTAGGTCATTCAGCAGCGATCCATACTCAAAATGATGCTTTAGCAGAAAAATTTGGTGAAGAAATGAAGGCTTGTCGTATTTTAGTTAACTCACCAACGTCTCAAGGAGGAATAGGTGACTTATACAATAACATGATTCCTTCATTAACATTAGGTTGTGGATCATATGGTAAAAACTCAGTTTCTAAAAATGTTACAGCTATCAACTTAATGAATATTAAAACAATTGCGAAACGGAGAAATAATATGCAGTGGTTTAAATTGCCAGCAAAGATTTATTTTGAAAAAAATTCCCTTGCTTATCTACAAGAAATGGAAGGCATCGAACGCGTTTTTCTAGTATGTGATCCAGGTATGGTTAAATTTGGTTATGCAGATAAGGTTACACAAGAGTTGATGAAACGAAAAAATAAAGTTCAAGTTGAGATTTTTTCAGATGTAGAACCAAATCCATCTACTGATACTGTTAAAGCTGGAACAGAAGCAATGAATCATTTCCAACCAGATACCATTATCGCAATCGGTGGTGGTTCAGCAATGGATGCTGCTAAAGGAATGTGGTTATTTTATGAAAAACCTGAAACAATTTTCTTTGGAGCTAAACAGAAGTTTTTAGATATCCGTAAAAGAACGTATAAAATTCCAAATTTAACAAAAACACAATTTGTCTGCATACCAACTACATCTGGTACAGGATCAGAAGTTACACCATTTGCAGTTATAACGGATAGTGAAACTCACGTCAAGTACCCATTAGCAGATTATGCGTTGACTCCTGATGTCGCAATAATCGATCCACAGTTTGTAATGAGTGTACCGAAATCTGTTACAGCTGATACAGGCATGGATGTATTAACGCATGCGATCGAATCTTATGTTTCCGTAATGGCCAGCGATTATACAAAAGGTCTAAGCCTTCAAGCGGTCAAACTTGTATTTGAAAATTTACGCACATCGTACGAATATGCTACAGAAGAATCTCGCGAAAAAATGCATAATGCATCTACTATGGCTGGAATGGCATTTGCAAATGCTTTCTTAGGAATCAATCATTCCATTGCCCATAAAATTGGAGCTGCATATAATATCCCTCATGGACGTACCAATGCAATATTGTTACCTCATGTTATTCGATATAATGCTAAGGATCCTGCGAAGCATGCTTTATTTCCAAAATACGAATATTTCCACGCACATGAAGATTACGCTGAAATAGCTAGATTCATGGGATTCAAAGGGAATACTATAGAAGAGTTAGTAGAATCATTAGTCCAAGAAATCAACAAATTAGGTAAAGATGTTGGAATCAAGATGAGTTTGAAAGATCAAGGAGTAAGTTCTGAAACATTACACGATACAGTTGATCATTTGTCAGAATTAGCCTTTGAAGATCAATGTACAACAGCAAATCCAAAACAACCATTGATCAGTGAATTAAAACAAATTATCATTGAAGCATTTGAAGAAATATAA
- a CDS encoding IS3 family transposase: MSKKLYTEYEIEILQKNPNVKSASSKSITYSPVFKIKVVKESKSGMTSTAIFENAGLPEDLLGKGKAHQCVRRWKNSMAIRGQEGFHTETRGKGTRSEGEKMGSIEEQLEEAKARIAYLEGNLDLVKKLEFQGRSVKNEKGNVLKTRERYELINSIIREYSLKGMVKSLCEIAEVSRSGYYYWKNNEATRYKRYEQDSNDFELLYQVYIEKNKCGVEEIKMALEAEYDIVMNHKKIRRILRIYGIMSPIRKAKPYKKMMKATQEHKTKKNLVNRDFDRGTPYKVLLTDITYLPYGKSQMAYLSAVKDGATGEIVAHHFATSLKMNLVYQTLNKLECITSDMPDTERYLHSDQGFHYTNPTYQSNVEKMGFIQSMSRRGNCWDNAPMESFFGHMKDVVLSERHESLQGLWNSVEEYISFYNHSRYQKKLKKMTPVAYRDHLLWTA; the protein is encoded by the coding sequence ATGAGCAAAAAATTATATACAGAATATGAAATAGAGATACTGCAAAAAAATCCTAATGTAAAATCAGCATCTTCAAAAAGTATTACCTACTCACCTGTTTTTAAAATTAAAGTAGTAAAGGAAAGTAAGAGTGGAATGACCTCAACGGCCATATTTGAAAATGCTGGTCTGCCTGAAGATCTTCTAGGCAAAGGAAAAGCTCATCAATGTGTGCGTCGTTGGAAAAATAGTATGGCAATAAGAGGACAAGAAGGATTCCATACCGAAACTCGCGGGAAAGGTACACGATCAGAAGGCGAAAAAATGGGATCTATCGAGGAGCAGTTGGAAGAAGCAAAAGCACGTATAGCGTATCTGGAAGGCAATTTAGATTTAGTAAAAAAATTAGAATTTCAAGGAAGGAGCGTGAAAAACGAGAAAGGAAACGTTCTGAAAACCCGTGAGCGGTATGAATTAATCAATTCAATCATACGAGAATATAGTCTTAAAGGCATGGTTAAGTCTTTGTGTGAAATTGCCGAAGTTAGTCGTAGTGGTTATTATTATTGGAAGAACAATGAGGCTACACGTTATAAGAGGTACGAACAGGACAGCAATGATTTCGAATTGCTTTATCAAGTATACATTGAGAAAAATAAATGTGGTGTAGAAGAAATAAAGATGGCATTAGAAGCTGAATATGATATCGTAATGAACCATAAAAAAATTCGAAGAATCCTTCGAATCTACGGTATTATGTCACCCATTAGAAAAGCTAAACCTTACAAGAAAATGATGAAGGCAACACAAGAACACAAAACCAAGAAGAATCTTGTTAATCGTGATTTTGATAGAGGAACGCCTTATAAAGTATTGCTTACTGATATTACATATTTACCTTACGGTAAGAGCCAAATGGCCTACCTCTCTGCCGTTAAGGATGGTGCAACAGGAGAGATTGTTGCCCATCACTTCGCTACTTCTTTAAAGATGAATTTGGTCTATCAAACTTTGAACAAATTAGAATGTATCACAAGTGATATGCCTGATACAGAAAGATACTTGCATTCTGATCAAGGCTTCCACTACACTAATCCTACATATCAAAGTAATGTTGAAAAAATGGGATTTATACAATCCATGTCTAGAAGAGGTAACTGCTGGGATAATGCCCCAATGGAGTCCTTTTTTGGTCATATGAAGGACGTAGTCCTCTCAGAAAGACATGAAAGCCTTCAGGGTTTGTGGAATTCTGTAGAAGAATATATTTCGTTTTACAATCATAGTCGTTATCAAAAAAAATTAAAGAAGATGACCCCCGTTGCTTATCGGGATCATCTTCTATGGACTGCGTAA
- a CDS encoding metal-dependent transcriptional regulator, with protein sequence MTPNKEDYLKMIYELGGTTKKVTNKQLVSGLKVSAASVSEMITKLLKEGFVKHIPYHGIHLTEEGLQKASTLVRKHRLWEVFLVNHLGYAWNEVHQEAEVLEHVTSIELARHLDKYLDFPTVCPHGGMIPTEKEIVYEKILPTLADKQVYDVVKIKRVTDEKELLDYLASLEVDIGDVFKIIDIGAYEGPITLETEGKQLVVSYKAAENIFIEVV encoded by the coding sequence ATGACGCCAAATAAAGAAGATTACTTGAAAATGATTTATGAGCTTGGTGGAACAACTAAAAAAGTAACAAATAAACAGCTTGTTTCAGGACTTAAAGTATCTGCAGCTTCTGTAAGCGAAATGATCACTAAGTTATTAAAAGAGGGATTTGTTAAACATATTCCTTATCATGGAATTCATTTGACCGAAGAGGGACTCCAAAAAGCAAGCACATTAGTACGGAAACATCGACTTTGGGAAGTCTTTTTAGTAAATCATTTGGGCTACGCATGGAATGAGGTCCACCAAGAAGCTGAAGTATTGGAGCATGTTACTTCTATTGAATTAGCGAGGCACTTAGATAAGTACTTAGATTTTCCAACAGTTTGTCCTCATGGAGGAATGATCCCAACCGAAAAAGAAATTGTTTATGAAAAGATACTTCCGACTTTAGCAGATAAACAAGTTTATGATGTAGTGAAAATTAAAAGAGTAACTGATGAGAAAGAGCTGCTCGATTATTTAGCATCCTTAGAGGTTGATATAGGTGACGTATTTAAGATTATTGATATAGGCGCGTATGAAGGACCTATAACCCTCGAAACAGAAGGCAAACAACTTGTAGTTAGTTACAAAGCAGCTGAAAATATTTTTATTGAAGTAGTATAG